A section of the Streptomyces sp. Je 1-369 genome encodes:
- a CDS encoding FHA domain-containing protein, producing the protein MPTCPNGHQSGSDDWCEVCGHRMAGAVPPPPPPPPAAGYGYPPPPPGQDPGFPQPAPGRPHLAAVPDPAPEAELCPQCRTPREANAPFCEECRWNFLTNTATSYTPAAPNPPLPGTHGGPGGGPGRPPGPNPAQQFQQPPPGYEYQGSRPSQMNRPAEPIPPFGNGHGQQGPGPGGPQGPGQPFPGQPGAQGPGQPFPGQPGPQGPGGPQGPGGPHGPGPGQAPPGAPQAFQQPGPPAPPAFPQERGAPQGPPPPPPPGPGGPSFGGGAADDWVISPPSAPAQQEPFQQQEPFQPQEPFQPQEPFQQQPPPQPQGPGTWTVTIAPDREYFMAMMQRSGPEASGLNLPAYSPEQQRPLAGNQLTIGRRRHSTGDTPDIDLSVPPEDPGVSHQHAILVQQPDGTWAVVDQNSTNGTTVNGGEEPIQPFVPVPLQDGDQVHVGAWTTLTIRRD; encoded by the coding sequence ATGCCGACCTGCCCTAACGGACACCAGTCGGGTTCCGATGACTGGTGCGAGGTCTGCGGTCACCGCATGGCCGGTGCCGTACCTCCGCCGCCCCCGCCGCCGCCCGCGGCGGGGTACGGCTATCCTCCGCCGCCGCCCGGCCAGGACCCGGGCTTCCCGCAGCCCGCGCCGGGGCGCCCGCATCTGGCCGCCGTGCCGGATCCGGCTCCCGAGGCGGAGCTCTGCCCGCAGTGCCGCACGCCCCGCGAGGCGAACGCGCCGTTCTGCGAGGAGTGCCGCTGGAACTTCCTGACGAACACGGCGACGTCGTACACCCCGGCCGCGCCGAACCCGCCGCTGCCGGGCACGCACGGCGGTCCCGGTGGCGGCCCCGGAAGGCCGCCGGGCCCGAACCCGGCGCAGCAGTTCCAGCAGCCCCCGCCGGGTTACGAGTACCAGGGCTCGCGTCCGTCGCAGATGAACCGTCCCGCCGAGCCGATCCCGCCGTTCGGCAACGGGCACGGGCAGCAGGGTCCGGGTCCTGGCGGCCCTCAGGGTCCGGGTCAGCCGTTCCCGGGTCAGCCCGGCGCGCAGGGTCCCGGTCAGCCGTTCCCGGGTCAGCCCGGTCCGCAGGGTCCGGGTGGTCCGCAGGGTCCGGGTGGTCCGCACGGCCCCGGTCCCGGTCAGGCCCCGCCCGGCGCGCCTCAGGCCTTCCAACAGCCGGGTCCGCCCGCACCGCCCGCGTTCCCGCAGGAGAGGGGCGCCCCGCAGGGCCCGCCGCCTCCGCCGCCGCCCGGCCCCGGAGGACCATCCTTCGGTGGCGGTGCCGCCGACGACTGGGTGATCTCGCCTCCGTCGGCCCCGGCCCAGCAGGAACCGTTCCAGCAGCAGGAACCGTTCCAGCCCCAGGAACCGTTCCAGCCGCAGGAGCCGTTCCAGCAGCAGCCGCCCCCGCAGCCCCAGGGCCCCGGCACGTGGACGGTGACGATCGCGCCCGACCGCGAGTACTTCATGGCGATGATGCAGCGCAGCGGGCCCGAGGCCTCGGGGCTCAACCTGCCCGCGTACTCGCCGGAGCAGCAGCGTCCGCTGGCCGGCAACCAGCTGACCATCGGCCGCCGCAGGCACTCCACGGGTGACACCCCGGACATCGACCTGTCCGTGCCGCCGGAGGACCCGGGCGTCTCCCACCAGCACGCGATCCTGGTCCAGCAGCCGGACGGCACCTGGGCGGTCGTCGACCAGAACTCCACGAACGGCACCACGGTCAACGGCGGCGAGGAGCCCATCCAGCCGTTCGTGCCCGTCCCCCTCCAGGACGGCGACCAGGTCCACGTGGGCGCCTGGACGACGCTCACCATCCGCCGCGACTGA
- a CDS encoding acyl-CoA thioesterase has protein sequence MARHIYQCPLRWSDMDAFGHVNNVVFLRYLEEARIDFMFRLAPGDGSPSFSGGSVVARHEIDYVRPLVHRHEPVTIESWVTKIGAASLTIAYEIKDAQQVYVRASTVVVPFDLEAQRPRRISAEERSFLEEYVDDSAGGPDSGSGALAA, from the coding sequence GTGGCTCGACACATATACCAATGCCCGCTCCGCTGGTCGGACATGGACGCCTTCGGGCACGTCAACAACGTCGTCTTCCTGCGGTACCTGGAAGAGGCGCGGATCGACTTCATGTTCCGGCTCGCGCCCGGTGACGGCTCGCCGTCGTTCTCCGGCGGCTCGGTCGTGGCACGCCACGAGATCGACTACGTACGGCCGTTGGTGCACCGGCACGAGCCGGTCACCATCGAGTCGTGGGTGACGAAGATCGGCGCGGCCTCGCTGACCATCGCGTACGAGATCAAGGACGCGCAGCAGGTGTACGTGCGGGCCTCCACCGTGGTCGTGCCCTTCGACCTGGAGGCGCAGCGTCCGCGGCGGATCTCGGCCGAGGAGCGCTCGTTCCTTGAGGAGTACGTGGACGACAGCGCGGGCGGCCCCGACAGTGGCTCGGGGGCGCTCGCCGCATGA
- a CDS encoding globin, with protein MERVKEIPHGTLQEQTYYEQVGGEETFRRLVHFFYQGVAEDPLLRPMYPEEDLGPAEERLALFLMQYWGGPRTYSDNRGHPRLRMRHAPFTVDRAAHDAWLKHMRTAVDQLGLSEEHERTLWNYLTYAAASMVNSEG; from the coding sequence ATGGAACGCGTGAAAGAGATCCCGCACGGCACGCTTCAGGAGCAGACCTACTACGAGCAGGTCGGCGGCGAGGAGACCTTCCGACGCCTGGTGCACTTCTTCTACCAGGGGGTCGCGGAGGACCCGCTGCTGCGGCCGATGTACCCGGAGGAGGACCTCGGGCCCGCCGAGGAGCGTCTCGCGCTCTTCCTGATGCAGTACTGGGGCGGCCCCCGTACGTACAGCGACAACCGCGGCCACCCCCGGCTGCGCATGCGGCACGCGCCGTTCACGGTCGACAGGGCCGCGCACGACGCCTGGCTGAAGCACATGCGCACGGCGGTGGACCAGCTCGGGCTCTCCGAGGAGCACGAGCGGACGCTGTGGAACTACCTGACGTACGCGGCGGCTTCCATGGTCAACTCCGAGGGGTGA
- a CDS encoding vWA domain-containing protein, whose protein sequence is MANFSKSNVPQFSVDVYQNEYLPEGGREVNAIATVTSTGGGTIGAAVGAPHLYAAGQSPDAAVAIMVDCSGSMDYPPTKMRGARDATAAAIDALRDGVHFAVIGGTHIAKEVYPGGGRLAVAGPQTRELAKQALRRLSAGGGTAIGTWLRLADRLLASADVPASAVRHGILLTDGRNEHESPEDLQAALDSCAGRFTCDARGVGTDWEVKEVTGIASALLGTADIVADPAALSADFTQMMEAAMGKEVADVSLRLWTPVGVEIKFVKQVAPTVEELTGRRTEAGPRAGDYPTGSWGDESRDYHICVQVPGAELGQEMLAARVSLVVPQEDGSAQTLSQGLVRAVWTDDMSASTSINPQVAHYTGQAELAQVIQQGLDARKSGDVDGATAKLGRAVQLASASGNADTAKLLSKVVDVVDAAAGTVRLKAKVAEADEMTLETRSTKTVRVKK, encoded by the coding sequence ATGGCCAATTTCTCGAAGTCGAACGTGCCGCAGTTCTCTGTGGACGTCTACCAGAACGAGTACCTGCCGGAGGGCGGCCGCGAGGTCAACGCCATCGCCACGGTCACCTCGACCGGCGGCGGAACGATCGGGGCCGCGGTCGGCGCACCGCACCTGTACGCCGCCGGGCAGAGCCCGGACGCCGCCGTCGCGATCATGGTGGACTGCTCCGGTTCGATGGACTACCCGCCGACGAAGATGCGCGGTGCGCGGGACGCCACCGCCGCCGCGATCGACGCGCTCCGCGACGGCGTGCACTTCGCCGTGATCGGCGGCACCCACATCGCCAAGGAGGTCTACCCGGGCGGCGGGCGGCTCGCCGTGGCGGGACCGCAGACCCGCGAGCTGGCCAAGCAGGCGCTGCGCAGGCTGAGCGCGGGCGGCGGCACGGCGATCGGCACCTGGCTGCGCCTGGCCGACCGTCTCCTGGCCTCCGCCGACGTGCCCGCCTCGGCGGTGCGGCACGGCATCCTGCTCACCGACGGCCGCAACGAGCACGAGTCGCCCGAGGACCTGCAGGCCGCCCTGGACTCCTGCGCGGGCCGGTTCACCTGTGACGCCCGCGGCGTCGGCACGGACTGGGAGGTGAAGGAGGTCACAGGGATCGCCTCCGCGCTGCTCGGCACCGCCGACATCGTCGCCGACCCGGCCGCCCTCTCCGCCGACTTCACGCAGATGATGGAGGCGGCGATGGGCAAGGAGGTCGCCGACGTCAGTCTGCGGCTGTGGACGCCGGTGGGCGTGGAGATCAAGTTCGTGAAGCAAGTGGCGCCCACGGTCGAGGAGTTGACCGGACGTCGCACGGAGGCGGGACCGCGTGCCGGGGACTACCCGACCGGGTCCTGGGGCGACGAGTCCCGCGACTACCACATCTGCGTCCAGGTGCCCGGCGCCGAGCTTGGCCAGGAGATGCTCGCGGCCCGTGTCTCGCTGGTCGTACCGCAGGAGGACGGCAGCGCGCAGACGCTGTCGCAGGGCCTGGTGCGGGCCGTGTGGACCGACGACATGTCGGCGTCCACGTCGATCAATCCGCAGGTCGCGCACTACACGGGACAGGCGGAACTGGCCCAGGTGATCCAGCAGGGACTCGACGCCCGCAAATCGGGAGATGTCGACGGAGCGACGGCCAAACTGGGCCGCGCGGTGCAGCTCGCGAGCGCCTCGGGCAACGCGGATACGGCGAAACTGCTTTCGAAGGTGGTGGACGTCGTGGACGCCGCGGCAGGTACTGTTCGATTGAAGGCGAAGGTCGCGGAGGCGGACGAGATGACACTCGAGACGCGGTCCACGAAGACTGTTCGCGTGAAGAAGTAG
- a CDS encoding PP2C family protein-serine/threonine phosphatase encodes MSQMPQLSACPSCEEPLESGDLYCGACGFDLSAVPPRPDVSPNGSAGSVRGAAAGGEPSEWPVAPEVDSTDTPVPTHLPTDLPGTDSAGGELPERPDAVSATPDAATAAPDASSAAPGAESVTPDASVEPDEYPLPAPDAPGSPAAPAADPRTATPPAGTKLCVACRSGRVDPDGYCENCGHAQPRERDHMEQELDTVAAVSDRGLRHHRNEDAFAISTAALPDGSPAVVAIVCDGVSSATRPDEASLAATRAANESLLVSLPRGTHPQQAMHEAILAAADAVNALAAEPASAREHSPHQNAPACTLVGSIVAGGLLVVGWVGDSRAYWVPDDREGPTVRLTEDDSWAAQMVAAGLMNEAEAYADERAHAITGWLGADAYELEPHTASFKPDRAGVVVVCTDGLWNYAEAVEEMADAVPADAADRPLHSAQVLVGHALDGGGHDNVTVAVVPFPFVPQGAGSA; translated from the coding sequence ATGTCGCAGATGCCCCAGCTGTCTGCCTGCCCCAGCTGTGAGGAGCCGCTGGAGTCGGGTGACCTGTATTGCGGTGCGTGCGGGTTCGACCTGTCGGCGGTGCCACCGCGGCCGGACGTGTCCCCCAACGGATCCGCCGGGTCCGTACGGGGCGCCGCCGCGGGCGGGGAACCCTCCGAGTGGCCGGTCGCGCCGGAGGTCGACAGCACCGACACGCCGGTTCCGACGCACCTCCCGACGGACCTGCCGGGCACGGACTCGGCGGGCGGCGAACTCCCGGAACGGCCGGACGCCGTCTCTGCGACGCCGGATGCCGCGACTGCCGCGCCCGATGCCTCATCTGCCGCGCCGGGTGCTGAATCGGTCACTCCGGACGCGTCCGTAGAGCCGGACGAGTACCCGCTGCCCGCCCCGGACGCCCCCGGCTCCCCCGCCGCCCCGGCCGCCGACCCCCGTACGGCCACGCCCCCCGCGGGCACCAAGCTCTGCGTGGCGTGCCGGTCGGGCCGCGTCGACCCGGACGGGTACTGCGAGAACTGCGGGCACGCCCAGCCCCGCGAGCGCGACCACATGGAGCAGGAGCTCGACACCGTCGCCGCCGTCAGCGACCGCGGCCTGCGCCACCACCGCAACGAGGACGCCTTCGCGATCTCCACGGCCGCACTGCCCGACGGCTCGCCCGCCGTCGTCGCGATCGTCTGCGACGGAGTCTCGTCGGCGACCCGCCCGGACGAGGCCTCGCTCGCCGCGACCCGCGCCGCCAACGAGTCACTCCTCGTCTCGCTGCCGCGCGGCACACACCCGCAGCAGGCCATGCACGAGGCGATCCTCGCGGCGGCCGACGCCGTCAACGCGCTCGCCGCCGAACCCGCGTCGGCCCGCGAGCACAGCCCCCACCAGAACGCGCCCGCCTGCACCCTGGTCGGCTCGATCGTCGCGGGCGGCCTGCTCGTCGTCGGCTGGGTCGGCGACAGCCGCGCCTACTGGGTCCCCGACGACCGGGAGGGCCCCACCGTGCGCCTGACCGAGGACGACTCGTGGGCCGCGCAGATGGTCGCCGCGGGCCTGATGAACGAGGCCGAGGCGTACGCCGACGAGCGCGCGCACGCCATCACGGGCTGGCTCGGCGCGGACGCGTACGAACTGGAGCCGCACACCGCTTCCTTCAAGCCGGACCGTGCGGGTGTAGTGGTGGTGTGCACGGACGGCCTGTGGAACTACGCGGAAGCCGTCGAGGAGATGGCCGACGCGGTGCCCGCCGACGCCGCGGACCGGCCGCTGCACAGCGCCCAGGTCCTGGTCGGCCACGCTCTGGACGGCGGGGGCCACGACAACGTAACAGTGGCCGTCGTGCCGTTCCCGTTCGTGCCGCAGGGGGCAGGATCGGCCTAG
- a CDS encoding serine/threonine-protein kinase codes for MSRRECQRPKCSGSYDDFGGGELYCDTCGLAPVVAPDGRVSSPPTGLTAGGKGSRGSGSSSGRSSSRSSSTSRSSRSQSSRRSVSGRLSRSLSGSSTSRSVSVRSSGSATGSSARGRLGVGLVAVPDVPRPDPRGAVQENPEVPERKRFCSRSDCGAPVGRARGERPGRTEGFCTKCGHPYSFVPKLHPRDIVHGQYEVVGCLAHGGLGWVYLAIDRAVSDRWVVLKGLLDTGDQDAMAAAISERRFLAEIEHSNIVRIYNFVEHLDQRTGSMDGYIVMEYVGGKSLKEIANGRRTPEGRRDPLPVEQACAYGIEALDALGHLHSRKLLYCDFKVDNAIQTEGQLKLIDMGAVRRMDDDESAIYGTVGYQAPEVADVGPSVASDLYTVARTLAVLTFDFQGYTNVFVDSLPDPDNIEVFRTYESFYRLLVRATDPDPARRFASAQEMAEQLTGVLREVVALQTGLPRPALSTLFGPEVKVPDTELFAELAGEVSRLGARAELTAGENGHALPESTATAGIVRGLDSAATALALPVPLVDPNDANAGFLAGLIGAAPAELITALGTAPADSLELQLHGLRARLAMGELAPAAQALAALEQQHPDDWRVVWYRGVAALATGDFENSALSFDAVYDAFPGEPAPKLALGVIAEVLGQLDNAAEYYRLVWTTDPSYVSAAFGLARVRLAAGDRAGAVRTLESVPESSIHYTAARVAAVRARLRQRMTSDTAAPSGVAFLDELTAAAGQIEALAGFGLDAVRRERLSTEVLGTALDWVLSGRHSGHVSAPPGTPGTRAVLLGSDLDERGLRFGLERSYRTLARLAQGGEERIELVERANRFRPRTWV; via the coding sequence ATGAGCCGGCGTGAATGTCAGCGGCCCAAGTGCAGCGGAAGCTACGACGACTTCGGTGGCGGTGAGCTGTACTGCGACACGTGCGGCCTCGCCCCCGTCGTCGCGCCGGACGGCAGGGTCTCCTCGCCGCCGACCGGTCTCACGGCCGGTGGCAAGGGCTCGCGGGGCTCGGGGAGCTCCAGCGGCCGCTCGTCGTCGCGGTCCTCCAGTACGTCCCGTTCGTCGCGCTCGCAGTCCTCGCGCAGGTCGGTGTCCGGGCGGCTCTCCCGGTCCCTGTCCGGCAGTTCGACGTCGCGGTCGGTGTCGGTGCGCAGCTCGGGCTCGGCGACGGGCTCCTCGGCGCGCGGGCGGCTCGGTGTCGGTCTGGTCGCCGTGCCGGACGTGCCGCGTCCCGATCCGCGTGGGGCCGTGCAGGAGAACCCCGAGGTGCCCGAGCGGAAGCGGTTCTGCTCGCGCTCCGACTGCGGGGCACCGGTGGGCCGTGCGCGCGGCGAACGGCCCGGCCGCACGGAGGGGTTCTGCACCAAGTGCGGGCACCCCTACTCGTTCGTGCCGAAGCTGCACCCTCGCGACATCGTGCACGGCCAGTACGAGGTCGTGGGGTGTCTGGCGCACGGCGGGCTCGGCTGGGTGTATCTGGCCATCGACCGTGCGGTGTCCGACCGGTGGGTGGTCCTCAAGGGGCTGCTCGACACGGGTGACCAGGACGCGATGGCGGCGGCCATCTCCGAGCGGCGCTTCCTCGCGGAGATCGAGCACTCCAACATCGTCCGCATCTACAACTTCGTCGAGCACCTCGACCAGCGCACCGGCTCCATGGACGGGTACATCGTCATGGAGTACGTCGGCGGCAAGTCCCTGAAGGAGATCGCCAACGGCCGCCGCACACCGGAGGGCAGACGCGACCCGCTGCCGGTCGAGCAGGCCTGCGCGTACGGCATCGAGGCCCTGGACGCCCTCGGCCATCTGCACAGCCGCAAGCTCCTGTACTGCGACTTCAAGGTCGACAACGCCATCCAGACCGAGGGCCAGCTCAAGCTCATCGACATGGGCGCGGTCCGCAGGATGGACGACGACGAGTCCGCGATCTACGGAACGGTGGGCTATCAGGCCCCCGAGGTCGCCGACGTCGGCCCGTCTGTCGCCTCCGACCTCTACACCGTCGCCCGCACCCTCGCGGTCCTCACCTTCGACTTCCAGGGCTACACGAACGTGTTCGTGGACTCCCTGCCCGACCCCGACAACATCGAGGTCTTCCGGACGTACGAGTCCTTCTACCGCCTCCTGGTCCGTGCCACGGACCCGGACCCGGCCCGCAGGTTCGCCTCCGCGCAGGAGATGGCCGAGCAGCTGACGGGCGTCCTGCGCGAGGTGGTGGCGCTCCAGACGGGGCTGCCGCGGCCCGCGCTCTCGACGCTGTTCGGGCCCGAGGTGAAGGTGCCCGACACGGAGCTGTTCGCCGAACTCGCGGGGGAGGTGTCGCGGCTCGGGGCGCGGGCCGAGCTCACCGCCGGGGAGAACGGCCACGCGCTGCCGGAGAGCACCGCGACCGCGGGGATCGTCCGCGGGCTCGACTCCGCCGCGACCGCCCTCGCGCTGCCCGTGCCCCTGGTGGACCCGAACGACGCGAACGCCGGGTTCCTCGCCGGTCTCATCGGGGCCGCGCCCGCCGAGCTGATCACCGCGCTCGGCACGGCGCCCGCGGACTCCCTCGAACTCCAGTTGCACGGCCTGCGGGCCCGGCTCGCCATGGGGGAACTCGCGCCCGCCGCCCAGGCCCTCGCCGCCCTCGAACAACAGCACCCGGACGACTGGCGGGTGGTCTGGTACCGGGGCGTCGCCGCTTTGGCCACCGGCGACTTCGAGAACTCGGCGCTCTCCTTCGACGCGGTCTACGACGCGTTCCCCGGCGAGCCCGCGCCGAAGCTGGCGCTCGGCGTCATCGCGGAGGTCCTCGGCCAGCTGGACAACGCCGCCGAGTACTACCGGCTGGTGTGGACGACCGACCCGAGCTATGTGAGCGCGGCGTTCGGCCTGGCCCGCGTGCGGCTCGCGGCGGGCGACAGGGCCGGTGCCGTGCGCACCCTGGAGTCGGTGCCGGAGTCCTCCATCCACTACACGGCGGCCCGGGTGGCGGCGGTGCGGGCGAGGCTGCGTCAGCGTATGACGTCGGACACGGCAGCCCCTTCGGGCGTCGCCTTCCTGGACGAGCTGACAGCCGCCGCAGGGCAGATCGAGGCACTTGCCGGATTCGGGCTCGACGCGGTGCGCAGGGAGCGCCTGTCGACCGAGGTTCTGGGGACGGCGCTCGACTGGGTACTCTCCGGTAGGCACTCTGGTCACGTTTCCGCGCCACCGGGCACTCCCGGGACGCGGGCCGTACTGCTCGGCAGCGACCTGGACGAGCGCGGCCTCCGGTTCGGCCTGGAGCGTTCGTACCGGACACTGGCCCGGCTCGCTCAGGGTGGCGAGGAGAGGATCGAACTGGTGGAGCGGGCCAACCGTTTCCGCCCCCGGACGTGGGTGTGA
- a CDS encoding glutamate ABC transporter substrate-binding protein gives MRTRRGTARLRGWGGVGAMGLACAVAGSLVLVLPDRGGAGDDAVRQGGPGSTVAAPARADAADCNDRSLSPSPKDGPTIEKIRNREVKKLIVGVDQNSYRWGYRDPNKKGGELEGFDIDLAREIAEEIFGDRDAVVFRAIPTNERIPAIQSGQVDMVVRTMTVNCERLKDVDFSTGYFETGQQVLAPKKSDITGYDPSLTGKKICSASGSIAEDELKKKNYSADITTTVPNQLDCLVRLQLGEVDAVVTDSALAAGQAAQDPTVELKGEEPFTTEHYGVAMKKGSDDLVRRVNKVLDDYREDGGWQKSYDKWLKEGLGKSSGPPDAEYRD, from the coding sequence ATGCGGACGCGACGCGGCACGGCCAGGCTGCGCGGCTGGGGCGGGGTGGGCGCGATGGGTCTCGCCTGCGCCGTCGCGGGATCGCTCGTCCTGGTCCTGCCGGACAGAGGCGGCGCGGGGGACGACGCCGTACGTCAGGGTGGCCCCGGCTCGACCGTGGCCGCGCCCGCGCGTGCGGACGCCGCCGACTGCAACGACCGCAGCCTGAGCCCCTCCCCCAAGGACGGCCCGACGATCGAGAAGATCAGGAACCGCGAGGTCAAGAAGCTGATCGTCGGCGTCGACCAGAACAGCTACCGGTGGGGCTACCGCGACCCGAACAAGAAGGGCGGCGAGCTGGAGGGCTTCGACATCGACCTCGCCCGCGAGATCGCCGAGGAGATCTTCGGCGACCGCGACGCCGTCGTCTTCCGCGCCATACCCACCAACGAGCGCATCCCCGCGATCCAGAGCGGCCAGGTCGACATGGTCGTCCGCACGATGACCGTCAACTGCGAGCGCCTGAAGGACGTCGACTTCTCCACCGGGTACTTCGAGACGGGCCAGCAGGTCCTCGCCCCCAAGAAGTCCGACATCACGGGGTACGACCCGTCGCTCACCGGCAAGAAGATCTGCAGCGCCTCCGGCTCCATCGCCGAGGACGAGCTCAAGAAGAAGAACTACTCCGCCGACATCACCACCACCGTCCCCAACCAGCTGGACTGCCTGGTACGGCTCCAGCTCGGCGAGGTGGACGCCGTGGTGACCGACAGCGCCCTCGCCGCGGGCCAGGCCGCCCAGGACCCGACGGTCGAGCTGAAGGGCGAGGAGCCGTTCACCACCGAGCACTACGGCGTGGCGATGAAGAAGGGCTCGGACGACTTGGTGCGCCGGGTCAACAAGGTCCTCGACGACTACCGCGAGGACGGCGGCTGGCAGAAGTCCTACGACAAGTGGCTGAAGGAAGGACTCGGCAAGTCCTCGGGCCCGCCGGACGCCGAGTACCGGGACTGA
- a CDS encoding methyltransferase domain-containing protein, with amino-acid sequence MEPDPVLLAEVRAGLVREIEASGALREDPAWRAAFTAVPRHLFVPYYYVGVSGGYERLWGEDPDDGRRTRWLRGAYTDAPLATRVRDGDLLSSSSQPSLMAKMLAELDVRPGDRVLEIGAGTGYNAALLAHRLGDDHVTTVDLDPEITESARQHLAAAGYRPAVVTGDGAAGCPERAPYDRIIATCTLGSVPKAWLGQCRPGARILAPLATGLIALTVRDAEHAEGRFLHTPAYFVPLRGGDARTPYDHHAGGLPRRALQSELFRFLLELTAGSLDPHEALALWQREGQPVRERFGVTTSGPYEWAWLDDPEGPYVWPL; translated from the coding sequence ATGGAACCCGATCCTGTACTGCTCGCCGAGGTCCGGGCCGGCCTCGTGCGGGAGATCGAGGCGAGCGGGGCCCTGCGAGAGGACCCCGCCTGGCGGGCGGCGTTCACCGCCGTGCCGCGGCACCTCTTCGTGCCCTACTACTACGTGGGTGTCAGCGGCGGGTACGAGCGGCTGTGGGGCGAGGACCCCGACGACGGACGCCGCACCCGCTGGCTGCGCGGCGCCTACACGGACGCTCCCCTCGCCACCCGCGTGCGCGACGGGGACCTGCTCTCCTCCAGCAGCCAGCCGTCCCTGATGGCGAAGATGCTCGCCGAACTGGACGTGCGCCCAGGAGACCGCGTCCTGGAGATCGGCGCGGGCACCGGCTACAACGCCGCGCTGCTCGCCCACCGGCTCGGCGACGACCACGTCACGACCGTCGACCTCGACCCGGAGATCACGGAGTCCGCCCGGCAGCACCTGGCGGCCGCCGGGTACCGCCCCGCCGTGGTGACCGGCGACGGCGCCGCCGGCTGCCCCGAGCGGGCGCCCTACGACCGGATCATCGCCACCTGCACCCTGGGCTCGGTGCCGAAGGCGTGGCTCGGCCAGTGCAGGCCCGGCGCGCGCATCCTCGCGCCGCTGGCCACCGGCCTGATCGCGCTGACCGTGCGGGACGCGGAGCACGCCGAGGGGCGTTTCCTGCACACGCCCGCCTACTTCGTACCGCTGCGTGGGGGAGACGCGAGGACTCCGTACGACCACCACGCCGGAGGGCTGCCGCGCAGGGCCCTGCAGAGCGAGCTCTTCCGCTTCCTCCTGGAGCTGACCGCGGGCAGCCTCGATCCGCACGAAGCGCTCGCGCTGTGGCAGCGCGAGGGGCAGCCGGTGCGCGAGCGCTTCGGTGTCACGACGAGCGGGCCGTACGAGTGGGCCTGGCTGGACGACCCCGAGGGGCCGTACGTCTGGCCTCTCTGA